DNA sequence from the Cohnella herbarum genome:
ATCTCGGGCGAGCTTGCGGAGGATTTCACCTATTATTTCGCGGAATCCGAGCAAAGTCCCTCTGCGGTTGGCTTAGGCGTACTAGTGGATACGGATAATTCGGTATTGCATGCCGGGGGGTTTATCGTACAAGTGCTGCCAGGATTGGCGGAAGAGCAATTGGTTCGACTGGAGAGAGCGGTCGCGGCTATGCCGCACGTCACGGCTTTGCTTGATCAAGGAGAGACGCCGGAAGGTATTTTACGTTTTCTCGTTGGAGATGACTTAACGATTCACCAGACGATCGAACCGGGATTTCTCTGTAAGTGCTCCCGGGATAGATTCGAGCAGGTACTCATAACGCTGGGCAGACAAGAGCTTAGAAGCCTAATCGACGAAGACGGACAAGCGGAGCTGCATTGCCACTTCTGTAATGAGAAATACGTATTCGACGCGGAGCAGTTGGAATCGTTATACCGTCTTTCGGACCGGGATTAAGGAAGGGATGATCTCTCATGAGGGAGACGATACGGCGTAAGCCGCTCGTACTGCTGGCCCTCTTAGCAACTTTGGCGATGACATCAGGCTGCAAATCGGATGCCGAGCCGGCCGCCCCAGGCGCTAGCGGGACGATTCCTAAGGCTCAGAAGGCCGACGATGAGCTCGTGGCAACGGTAGGGAAGGTTACGATTACGCGAGGACAATTGTTGGAGCAACTGCTTGCGGCGTATGGAGCGCAGACGTTAAGAAGCATGATGCTTCAGGAAGCCGTGAACGAAGAAGCCGCAACGCTGCACATCGAAGTGACGGATGACGAGTTGGAGGTTGAACTTCGCCTCATGCGGCAGGGTTATGAGGATGAAGAGGATTTCTATAGAGCGATGAACGAACAGCTCGGCATGAATCGGGAAGAGGTTAGGTCGGATGCCCGTTACCGCTTGCTGCTGGAGAAAATTGCATTGGGCGACATAACGGTGACCCAGTCCGAGATCGATCGTTATTTGGAGGAGCATCCGGATCAATTCCTGCCGAAAGAGCAATATCAATGGGCGCAAATCGTCGTACTTACGGATGAGCGGGCGAGGCAGCTGCTTGCGCTCCTTGAAGAAGGCGAGGATTTCGCTGAACTTGCGCGCTCGAATTCCTTGGACGAATTTACGGCTGACGAAGGCGGCAACGTAGGCTGGATAGAAGCGGGAGATCCTTTCGAGGCGCCGGCGCTGTTGGAAACCGTGGCTATGATGCAAGTCGGAGAGGTGACGGGGCCCATTGAGCTGGATAAGGGGTATGCCATCGTGAGGCTCGACGGCAGACGGGAAATTCGGACGAAGTCGCCTGACGAAATCGCGTCCGAGGTTCGGAAACAGTTAGCTCTTGGGAAAGCGTTGCCCATTCAAGAACTGGAGCAAAATCTTCTGGAAAAGTACCGGGCGGAAGTGAAGGATGCGACCCTGCAACAATAAGGGGGTTCGAATAGGGAATTCGGGTAACCAGCTATTGACAATCCTCTCCGAGGTTTGATAAGATGAAAACAAACAAAAAGCCGACTGTTTTAGTCGGATTAATGAGATGAGGCGGCAAAGCCGCATAATTTTGGGAGGGAACATGTCCAATGGCTAAGATTGTACAGAATGTTACTCAGCTTATCGGCGATACGCCACTCGTACGTTTGAATCGCATCGTGCCTGAAGGCAGCGCGGAAATCTACGTGAAGCTGGAATACCAGAATCCGGGTTCGAGCGTTAAAGACCGTATTGCGATCAGCATGATCGAAGAGGCTGAGAAGCAAGGGCTGATCAAACCGGGCGTGAGCACGATCGTTGAGCCTACGAGCGGCAACACGGGAATCGGACTGGCGATGGTAGCCGCCGCCAAAGGATACCGCGCGATTCTGGTTATGCCGGAAACGATGAGCTTAGAGCGTCGCAACCTGCTTCGCGCTTATGGCGCCGAGCTCGTTCTTACTCCAGGCTCCGAGGGCATGAACGGTTCCGTTAAGAAAGCGGAAGAGATCGTGAAAGAAAACGCTGATTACTTCTTGCCGCAACAATTCAAGAACCAAGCGAACGTGAAAATTCACCGCGAAACGACTGGCCCCGAAATCGTTGAAGCGATCAACTCCTACGATGGCAAGATCGATGCTTTCGTAAGCGGAATCGGTACCGGCGGTACGATCTCCGGTGCTGGCGAAGTGCTGAAACAGAACTTCCCGAACATCAAGATCTACGCGGTCGAGCCTGCTGCGTCTCCGTTGTTATCCGGCGGCGGTCCCGGCCCTCATAAAATTCAAGGTATCGGCGCTAACTTCATTCCGGACATTCTGAATCGCGAGATTTACGATGCGGTCATTCCGGTCGAGAATGAAGAAGCATTCGAAACGGCGCGGACGGTTGCTAAAAAAGAAGGCTTGCTCGTAGGGATTTCCTCCGGAGCGGCGATCTTCGCGGCGCTTAAAGTGGCAAAAGAACTCGGAGAAGGCAAACGCGTCGTCGCGGTCGTTCCTTCCAACGGCGAACGTTACTTGAGCACGCCTCTGTTTAACTTCGACAACTAATCGACTTGATCGGACAGCTCCCGTCTTCGGCGGGAGCTGTTTTTGATGAACGTTTATGCTTGATTGGATGGCTGGACGCCCGCCGGGTGGATCATGCGGACCGCCATGTGTTATTCTGCTTAATATGAAGCAGCCGAGGGAGTAGTAAGCGTGGAAGCCATAACATTAGATCAATGGAAGCAGTGGAGCGAAGAAGGCAAGTACGCCTTGCTTCCTTACATCAACAAAATAGAATTAGAGCCGAGCGAATTGCTGCCGGCTTTCTGGGATCAAGCATGGGCGGAGGCTTCTTCGCATTCTTGTCTATTGGAGAGCGGCAAGGGAGGAAGATACTCCTTCGTAGGCTTGAAGCCGGTATCGGTTATCGAGGGTAAAGGCTCGCAAGCGAGGGTTCTTGAACCGGCCCGAAACGGATCGTCCGGTTGGGAGGAAGTCAGTCGACAAGAAGGCGCTCCGTTAGAGCGGCTAAGGGAGTGGATGCTCCCTTGGACGGGACCTAGGCCGGCGAACGTTCCGGATTGCATCGGAGGCGTGCTGGGCTTCTGGAGCTACGACGTCGTGCGCAGCTTGGAGAAGCTCCCCGTAGCGGCAAAGGATGATCTGGCGCTTCCAGACTATGTCTTTCAGAGATTCGAGGAGTTATGGATTGCGGATACTCAGGAGAACGCGGTATATTGCGCGGTTCATATCCCACTGGCCAGGACGGCGAACGAGTCGTTGGAGCAA
Encoded proteins:
- the hslO gene encoding Hsp33 family molecular chaperone HslO, which gives rise to MTKVKDEIIRGTAWNGGLRVFAARTTALVSELQRRHDTYPTATAAFGRTATVSAMMGVMLKGREKLTVQVKGDGPLGQIVVDSNALGEVRGYVDHPHVHLPSNSAGKLDVAGAVGRTGYLHVTKDLGLKEPYRGSVPIISGELAEDFTYYFAESEQSPSAVGLGVLVDTDNSVLHAGGFIVQVLPGLAEEQLVRLERAVAAMPHVTALLDQGETPEGILRFLVGDDLTIHQTIEPGFLCKCSRDRFEQVLITLGRQELRSLIDEDGQAELHCHFCNEKYVFDAEQLESLYRLSDRD
- a CDS encoding peptidyl-prolyl cis-trans isomerase, with amino-acid sequence MRETIRRKPLVLLALLATLAMTSGCKSDAEPAAPGASGTIPKAQKADDELVATVGKVTITRGQLLEQLLAAYGAQTLRSMMLQEAVNEEAATLHIEVTDDELEVELRLMRQGYEDEEDFYRAMNEQLGMNREEVRSDARYRLLLEKIALGDITVTQSEIDRYLEEHPDQFLPKEQYQWAQIVVLTDERARQLLALLEEGEDFAELARSNSLDEFTADEGGNVGWIEAGDPFEAPALLETVAMMQVGEVTGPIELDKGYAIVRLDGRREIRTKSPDEIASEVRKQLALGKALPIQELEQNLLEKYRAEVKDATLQQ
- the cysK gene encoding cysteine synthase A, which codes for MAKIVQNVTQLIGDTPLVRLNRIVPEGSAEIYVKLEYQNPGSSVKDRIAISMIEEAEKQGLIKPGVSTIVEPTSGNTGIGLAMVAAAKGYRAILVMPETMSLERRNLLRAYGAELVLTPGSEGMNGSVKKAEEIVKENADYFLPQQFKNQANVKIHRETTGPEIVEAINSYDGKIDAFVSGIGTGGTISGAGEVLKQNFPNIKIYAVEPAASPLLSGGGPGPHKIQGIGANFIPDILNREIYDAVIPVENEEAFETARTVAKKEGLLVGISSGAAIFAALKVAKELGEGKRVVAVVPSNGERYLSTPLFNFDN